From one Plasmodium reichenowi strain SY57 chromosome Unknown, whole genome shotgun sequence genomic stretch:
- a CDS encoding hexose transporter — protein MTKSSKDICSENEGKKNGKSGFFSTSFKYVLSACIASFIFGYQVSVLNTIKNFIVVEFEWCKGETDRLNCSNNTIQSSFLLASVFIGAVLGCGFSGYLVQFGRRLSLLIIYNFFFLVSILTSITHHFHTILFARLLSGFGIGLVTVSVPMYISEMTHKDKKGAYGVMHQLFITFGIFVAVMLGLAMGEGPKADSTEPLTSFAKLWWRLMFLFPSVISLIGIFALVVFFKEETPYFLFEKGRIEESKNILKKIYETDNVDEPLNAIKEAVEQNESAKKNSLSLLSALKIPSYRYVIILGCLLSGLQQFTGINVLVSNSNELYKEFLDSHLITILSVVMTAVNFLMTFPAIYVVEKLGRKTLLLWGCVGVLVAYLPTAIANEINKNSTFVKTLSIVATFVMIISFAVSYGPVLWIYLHEMFPSEIKDSAASLASLVNWVCAIIVVFPSDIIIKKSPSILFIVFSVMSILTFFFIFFFIKETKGGEIGTSPYITMEERQKHMTKSVV, from the coding sequence atgaCGAAAAGTTCGAAAGATATATGTAGTGAGAATGAGGGAAAGAAGAATGGAAAGAGCGGATTTTTTAGTACATCctttaaatatgtattatcAGCATGCATAgcatcatttatatttggTTATCAAGTGAGTGTATTAAATACAATAAAGAATTTTATAGTTGTAGAATTTGAATGGTGTAAAGGAGAAACGGATCGATTGAATTGTTCCAATAATACTATTCAGAGTTCATTTTTGTTAGCATCAGTATTTATAGGTGCTGTGTTAGGATGTGGTTTTTCTGGTTATTTAGTACAATTTGGAAGAAGgttatcattattaataatatataattttttctttttagTAAGTATTTTAACCTCCATTACTCATCATTTCCatacaatattatttgCTCGTTTGTTAAGTGGTTTTGGTATAGGGTTAGTTACAGTAAGTGTTCCTATGTATATATCCGAGATGACACATAAAGATAAGAAGGGTGCGTATGGTGTAATGCATCAGTTATTTATAACATTCGGTATATTTGTAGCCGTTATGTTAGGTTTAGCTATGGGTGAGGGCCCTAAGGCTGATTCGACTGAGCCATTAACTTCGTTTGCTAAATTATGGTGGAGGcttatgtttttatttccttCTGTTATATCGTTAATAGGTATATTTGCTTTAgttgttttttttaaagaagaaacaccatattttctttttgaGAAAGGGAGAATTGAAGAATCCAAAAacattttgaaaaaaatttatgaaACAGATAATGTGGATGAACCACTGAATGCTATAAAAGAAGCTGTTGAACAAAATGAGTCAGCAAAGAAAAAttctttatctttattatcaGCATTAAAAATCCCATCATATAGatatgttataatattagGATGTTTGTTATCTGGTTTACAACAATTTACAGGTATAAATGTTTTAGTGTCTAATTCgaatgaattatataaagaatttttAGATAGTCATTTAATAACCATATTAAGTGTTGTAATGACAGCAGtgaattttttaatgaCTTTCCCAGCAATATATGTTGTAGAAAAATTAGGAAGGAAAACCTTATTACTATGGGGCTGTGTAGGAGTTTTAGTTGCCTATTTACCTACAGCAATAGCcaatgaaataaataaaaattctACTTTTGTTAAAACACTTTCTATCGTAGCAACGTTTGTTATGATCATTTCTTTTGCTGTTTCTTATGGACCAGTTTTATGGATTTATTTACATGAAATGTTTCCATCAGAAATAAAAGATAGTGCTGCAAGTTTAGCATCATTAGTTAATTGGGTTTGTGCAATTATTGTTGTCTTCCCATcagatattattattaagaaATCCCCTTCGATTCTTTTCATAGTTTTTTCAGTAATGTCAATTTTAACcttcttctttatttttttctttatcaaAGAAACTAAAGGAGGTGAAATAGGAACAAGTCCATACATAACTATGGAGGAGCGACAAAAGCATATGACCAAGTCGGTTgtatga